Proteins encoded by one window of Candidatus Bathyarchaeota archaeon:
- a CDS encoding radical SAM protein: MLLDALKLLRYGLGNPVSRRILSIGLGFCEGCQMRRLEHAMMIYLHKAEPQTLSCKVYSSLLSIMINTGLKVFGVDRDSFTEYFSESTTRRGLLAVLRGIARYGVTKPQLLDSPFLVVWNLTDACNLKCKHCYQRAGLQKPDELSTLEKLRVVEELADAGVVSIAFSGGEPLMARDFFEVAMKIKKRGMHLAIATNGTLITRDLAKKLRSLGVDYVEVSLDFPDPERHDEFRGVDGAFEKTLQGIRNCVTEGIYTCIATTVTRLNFQEVPKIIELARKLNVKRFIAFNFIPTGRGADSFNIDLTPEQREQLLKILFNESRGGEIEVLSTAPQYARVSLESSGGVNVAPTHFYVGEASWNLKVLAEFIGGCGAGRLYCALQPNGDVSPCVFMPSLTVGNLRETSLMNIWHNSNVLAKLCDRNQLHNNCGSCEYRFICGGCRARAFAYFNDISERDPGCARNRNINI; the protein is encoded by the coding sequence GTGCTTCTAGACGCCCTTAAACTATTGAGGTATGGTCTAGGAAATCCTGTTTCACGTAGAATACTCTCCATCGGGCTGGGTTTTTGTGAGGGTTGCCAAATGAGAAGACTTGAACATGCTATGATGATATACCTGCATAAAGCTGAACCTCAAACCCTCTCATGTAAAGTATATTCGTCACTACTCAGCATAATGATAAATACTGGATTGAAAGTTTTTGGGGTTGACAGAGATTCCTTCACTGAATATTTTTCTGAGTCAACAACAAGAAGAGGGCTACTCGCCGTTCTACGAGGCATCGCAAGGTACGGCGTGACGAAACCCCAACTATTAGACTCACCATTCCTAGTAGTATGGAATCTAACGGATGCCTGCAACCTGAAATGTAAACATTGTTATCAAAGAGCTGGATTGCAGAAACCTGACGAGCTTTCAACCTTGGAGAAGCTCAGGGTGGTTGAGGAACTTGCGGATGCAGGGGTGGTTTCCATAGCATTCTCCGGCGGCGAACCATTGATGGCAAGAGACTTCTTCGAAGTCGCTATGAAGATTAAGAAGAGAGGAATGCACCTTGCAATCGCCACAAACGGCACATTGATCACAAGGGATTTAGCAAAGAAGCTGCGGTCTCTTGGCGTAGACTATGTTGAAGTAAGCCTGGACTTCCCTGACCCTGAAAGACACGACGAGTTTCGTGGAGTCGATGGAGCCTTCGAAAAGACCCTTCAAGGAATTCGAAATTGTGTGACTGAAGGTATCTACACATGTATTGCGACGACAGTGACGAGACTCAACTTTCAAGAGGTACCGAAGATAATAGAGTTGGCGAGAAAGTTGAATGTTAAGAGGTTCATCGCCTTCAATTTCATTCCAACCGGAAGAGGTGCAGACTCATTTAACATTGATTTGACGCCTGAACAGAGAGAGCAGCTTCTCAAAATTTTGTTTAATGAGAGCAGGGGTGGCGAAATAGAAGTTCTCAGTACAGCCCCACAATATGCACGTGTCAGCTTGGAATCCTCCGGAGGCGTAAATGTAGCTCCAACCCACTTCTATGTTGGGGAGGCTTCTTGGAATCTTAAGGTGTTAGCTGAGTTTATAGGCGGATGCGGAGCAGGCAGACTCTACTGCGCTCTGCAACCTAACGGTGACGTTTCACCATGCGTATTCATGCCCAGCCTAACTGTTGGAAACCTTAGAGAAACATCCCTAATGAACATTTGGCATAACAGCAATGTTCTAGCTAAATTGTGTGATAGAAATCAACTCCACAACAATTGCGGATCATGTGAATATCGATTCATATGTGGAGGATGCAGAGCCCGAGCCTTCGCCTACTTTAACGATATCTCAGAGCGGGATCCAGGATGCGCCCGTAACAGAAATATCAATATCTGA
- a CDS encoding arsenic resistance protein, which translates to MVQLKILENLSIIVRIDNFIRNYYSYLIISTVTLGIIVGKTNPSITRGLTPYMLYFIAIMIWTMSVTIRFSDLSLAFKRGRLIICGLFTNFIFLPILCYVLAISIMSRYPIYATGFILMGTVPCAGMNVVWTGLLKGDVALALLLGALTMILGIVTIPFLTGILAGVYASVDILGMLNILVMVLIGPITLGIITRNILEKRSGLKVGKYLPAFPPIAAITAMILMFIMVAVNIPTISLSGDILVVLLAPPLILFPVAFGGIHLLCNKILKCARKQTIAIVYSSGMKHLPLAMGVAFVSLGQQAALPIAVAAIFQTLNAGLFYKIFQKGSM; encoded by the coding sequence GTGGTACAGCTGAAAATTTTGGAGAATCTTTCAATAATAGTTCGAATAGACAATTTTATTCGAAACTACTATTCATACCTGATCATATCTACAGTTACCTTAGGGATAATTGTAGGCAAAACTAATCCATCAATCACGAGAGGATTGACGCCATATATGCTTTACTTCATTGCCATAATGATTTGGACAATGAGTGTAACTATCAGGTTCTCGGATTTATCGCTTGCTTTCAAGAGAGGGAGATTGATTATATGCGGATTGTTCACAAATTTCATTTTCCTCCCCATCCTCTGCTATGTGCTTGCGATCTCTATAATGAGCAGATACCCAATCTACGCTACAGGTTTCATACTCATGGGTACGGTGCCATGTGCAGGCATGAATGTTGTTTGGACAGGCCTACTGAAAGGGGATGTGGCGCTCGCCCTCCTTCTAGGTGCATTGACGATGATTCTAGGAATCGTTACCATCCCGTTTTTGACCGGAATTCTGGCTGGGGTATATGCATCGGTAGACATACTGGGTATGCTCAACATTCTAGTAATGGTTCTCATAGGCCCAATCACATTAGGAATTATCACTCGAAACATTCTTGAAAAGAGAAGTGGCTTGAAAGTAGGCAAATATCTTCCAGCATTCCCACCAATAGCAGCGATCACAGCTATGATCCTGATGTTCATAATGGTAGCTGTAAACATTCCAACCATATCCCTTTCTGGAGACATCCTAGTTGTACTGTTAGCTCCTCCACTAATATTGTTTCCAGTGGCATTCGGAGGAATACATCTCCTTTGCAACAAGATCTTGAAATGCGCCAGGAAACAAACTATTGCGATAGTATACTCATCAGGCATGAAGCATCTGCCGCTAGCTATGGGTGTAGCATTCGTCTCCCTTGGACAGCAAGCAGCGCTGCCCATAGCTGTAGCGGCAATCTTCCAAACACTCAACGCCGGCCTCTTCTACAAAATCTTCCAAAAAGGTTCAATGTGA
- a CDS encoding zinc-binding protein produces MFKEEGAQPKILPLCYKVAEHENIIWVCDGAANIGQIGHAIGVLLTNLDKARLCCTTAIAADSKPHIEIAKKVKKNIIINGCGNRCASKVMERAGEKADYEFDISKHLQKIPTLDIYEADVKKISKIIIEKAEL; encoded by the coding sequence ATATTCAAAGAGGAAGGTGCCCAGCCCAAAATACTTCCATTATGCTACAAGGTTGCTGAACATGAAAATATCATCTGGGTGTGTGATGGGGCCGCAAACATTGGCCAAATAGGGCACGCGATAGGAGTGCTACTCACAAATCTAGATAAAGCCAGACTTTGCTGCACAACCGCGATCGCCGCAGATTCGAAACCCCACATTGAAATAGCTAAGAAAGTGAAAAAGAATATTATCATAAATGGATGTGGCAATAGGTGTGCATCCAAAGTTATGGAGAGAGCGGGTGAAAAAGCAGATTACGAATTTGACATTTCCAAGCACCTCCAGAAGATTCCAACACTCGACATTTATGAGGCAGACGTTAAGAAAATTTCAAAAATAATCATTGAGAAGGCTGAACTTTAA